A window of the Mucilaginibacter sp. cycad4 genome harbors these coding sequences:
- a CDS encoding glycoside hydrolase family 13 protein encodes MRKTLLFALCCLLAALGVKAQTPALERVEPMSWWVDMSNPNLQLVVHGNNIATRNVVLAYPGVKLKAVHKVENPNYLFIDLKIFSSAIPGTFPIKFKKAGEKDLTYSYTLNKRDRSASRAQGVTSKDLIYLIMPDRFSNGDAANDSFDNLRERGIHRDSMFSRHGGDLQGIMNHLDYLKNLGVTAIWLTPEIENDEPHASYHGYAVTDYYKIDPRYGTNNLYKKFVEKCHGMGLKVIKDLVHNHAGTEGYLIQDMPMKSWVHQWPTYTKSNFRDAAVMDPHASPMDRKLMQDGWFDHRMADLNQNNVYVQNYLTQNHIWWVEYAGIDGFRLDTYPYNEPVYMAKWAKDIKAEFPKLSIFGETLVWSAANQAFFTQGNTVNRDFDTQLPGVTDAVLKDAIYEAINGNDGWTEGVGRLYSVVAQDFLYQDATRNTIFMDNHDMSRLLSMVGEDVTKYKSAMAMLLTMRGVPQMYYGDEILMKNYSNPDGLVREDFPGGWAGDKENKFTAEGRDKKENDAFNYVSKLANYRKNTTALQTGKMMQFVPEKGIYVYFRYDAQKTVMIMFNSSDKEQETATARYFERIGDAKKAKNVLTDEVIGMDKVTIPGKTTLVLELIPGVTH; translated from the coding sequence ATGAGAAAAACCTTACTATTCGCCTTATGCTGCTTGCTTGCTGCTTTAGGTGTAAAGGCACAAACGCCTGCACTTGAGCGTGTTGAGCCCATGTCCTGGTGGGTTGACATGAGCAATCCCAATCTGCAATTAGTTGTGCATGGCAACAATATTGCCACCCGTAATGTAGTGCTTGCTTACCCTGGTGTAAAGCTGAAAGCAGTGCATAAAGTTGAAAATCCGAATTATTTATTCATCGACCTGAAAATTTTTTCATCGGCTATTCCGGGAACGTTCCCGATAAAATTTAAAAAAGCCGGCGAAAAAGATCTTACTTATAGCTATACACTTAACAAACGTGACAGGTCTGCAAGCAGGGCTCAGGGTGTTACCAGCAAAGACCTGATCTATTTGATTATGCCTGACAGGTTTAGCAACGGCGATGCCGCTAACGATTCATTTGATAACCTGCGCGAGCGCGGCATTCACCGCGATTCGATGTTCAGCCGTCATGGGGGAGACCTTCAGGGGATCATGAACCATTTGGATTACCTGAAAAATTTAGGGGTGACCGCTATTTGGCTTACACCCGAAATTGAAAACGATGAACCTCACGCATCATACCACGGTTATGCCGTAACTGATTATTATAAGATCGATCCCCGCTACGGTACCAATAATCTCTACAAAAAGTTTGTTGAAAAATGCCACGGCATGGGCCTCAAGGTTATTAAAGACCTTGTTCACAACCATGCCGGTACCGAAGGCTACCTGATACAGGATATGCCGATGAAAAGCTGGGTACACCAATGGCCAACCTATACCAAGTCAAACTTCAGGGATGCGGCGGTGATGGACCCTCATGCTTCGCCAATGGACCGCAAGCTGATGCAGGACGGCTGGTTTGATCATCGCATGGCCGATCTGAACCAAAATAATGTTTACGTACAAAACTATCTTACCCAAAACCATATCTGGTGGGTGGAGTATGCCGGTATTGATGGTTTCAGACTTGATACCTACCCGTATAATGAGCCGGTGTATATGGCTAAATGGGCAAAAGATATTAAGGCCGAGTTTCCTAAACTATCCATATTTGGCGAAACGCTGGTATGGTCGGCAGCCAACCAGGCATTTTTTACGCAGGGAAATACCGTTAACCGGGACTTTGATACCCAATTGCCCGGCGTAACCGACGCCGTTTTAAAAGATGCCATTTATGAAGCTATTAATGGTAACGATGGCTGGACAGAAGGCGTTGGTCGCTTGTATTCGGTAGTAGCACAGGATTTTTTATACCAGGATGCTACCCGCAACACCATATTTATGGATAACCATGATATGAGCCGTTTGTTATCAATGGTGGGCGAAGATGTAACAAAATATAAATCGGCTATGGCCATGTTGCTTACCATGAGGGGTGTGCCACAGATGTATTATGGCGATGAAATCCTGATGAAAAACTATTCAAACCCCGATGGTTTGGTGCGTGAGGACTTTCCCGGAGGCTGGGCTGGTGATAAAGAAAACAAGTTTACCGCCGAAGGCCGCGATAAAAAAGAGAATGATGCTTTTAACTATGTGAGCAAGCTTGCCAATTACCGCAAAAACACTACAGCCCTGCAAACCGGTAAAATGATGCAGTTTGTACCTGAAAAAGGTATTTATGTTTATTTCAGGTACGATGCTCAAAAAACGGTGATGATCATGTTCAACAGCAGCGATAAGGAGCAGGAAACGGCCACTGCACGGTATTTTGAACGCATTGGCGATGCTAAAAAAGCAAAGAATGTGCTAACAGATGAGGTGATAGGCATGGATAAAGTCACTATACCGGGCAAGACAACTTTAGTGTTGGAATTAATCCCCGGTGTTACTCATTAA
- a CDS encoding ferritin encodes MKDLLRIKSLISSDIEALLNQQVKKEAFSSSAYLAMASWCNRNGYDFSSEYFFKQAEEERHHQLKFYKYILDMGGNAVSPEITGIKQEYNSFREVFEEALDQEISVTNSIKNIYARCMKEQDFVTMEFLNWFLKEQREEEYKARRALELFEVIGEEGTGRWQIDKHVGQIKYDSEA; translated from the coding sequence ATGAAAGACCTACTCCGCATAAAAAGTCTGATATCATCAGATATCGAAGCACTTTTAAATCAGCAAGTTAAAAAAGAAGCATTTTCTTCATCAGCATATTTGGCCATGGCATCATGGTGCAACCGCAACGGTTATGATTTTTCGTCAGAATATTTTTTCAAACAAGCCGAAGAAGAGCGCCATCACCAGTTAAAATTTTATAAATATATCCTTGATATGGGCGGCAATGCCGTATCACCTGAGATAACCGGCATTAAACAGGAATATAATTCGTTCCGCGAAGTGTTTGAAGAAGCCCTTGACCAGGAGATCAGCGTAACCAACTCTATCAAAAACATTTATGCACGCTGCATGAAAGAACAGGACTTTGTAACTATGGAGTTCCTGAACTGGTTCCTGAAAGAACAACGCGAAGAAGAATACAAAGCCCGTCGTGCCCTCGAGCTGTTTGAAGTTATCGGCGAAGAAGGTACCGGCAGATGGCAGATTGACAAACATGTTGGTCAGATAAAATATGATAGTGAGGCGTAA
- a CDS encoding DUF4304 domain-containing protein has protein sequence MMSAKEKRLLMDKAIKEFTIPFLRKEGFKGSFPHFRRITGDRINLLTFQFSMSASRFVVEIANCSLNGVTMIWGLHIPPAKCTAHDMSNRFRIGSIKHQKDYWFLFDETLSPDIFKAKAKEVVSLWDEAEKWWQDDPYQQRIST, from the coding sequence ATGATGTCGGCCAAAGAAAAGCGGCTTTTAATGGATAAAGCAATTAAAGAATTTACAATTCCTTTTTTGCGTAAAGAAGGTTTCAAAGGATCATTTCCTCATTTTAGGAGAATAACCGGTGACAGGATTAACCTGTTGACATTTCAATTTAGCATGAGCGCTTCAAGGTTTGTTGTCGAAATTGCCAACTGTTCCTTAAATGGCGTAACAATGATATGGGGCTTACATATCCCTCCGGCCAAATGCACAGCTCATGATATGTCTAATAGATTTCGAATTGGTAGTATTAAACATCAAAAGGATTATTGGTTTCTATTTGACGAAACTTTATCTCCCGATATTTTTAAAGCAAAGGCCAAAGAAGTCGTCAGTTTATGGGATGAAGCTGAAAAATGGTGGCAGGACGATCCTTACCAACAGCGGATAAGCACTTAA
- a CDS encoding (2Fe-2S) ferredoxin domain-containing protein codes for MSKFTIPDKVLYVCVGSKCGKRGGKDMYKIAKAYIKHHHGPEELEVIETECTDRCKYAPVCSIQPGNTWLKEYHAKDVLKLMDLVK; via the coding sequence ATGAGCAAATTTACCATACCCGATAAAGTACTGTACGTATGCGTAGGCAGCAAATGCGGAAAGCGCGGCGGCAAGGATATGTATAAGATAGCCAAAGCTTATATTAAACACCACCACGGCCCTGAAGAATTAGAGGTTATTGAAACCGAATGTACCGACAGGTGCAAATATGCGCCGGTATGCAGTATTCAACCAGGCAATACCTGGCTAAAGGAATATCATGCAAAAGATGTTTTGAAGTTGATGGATTTGGTAAAGTAA
- a CDS encoding VOC family protein has translation MKAIEIISIPVTDQQAAKAFYLKIGFEILVEANFEKQTWIQMAFPGSPVSITLVNWFPEMPAGSVRGLVVKTDDLDKDIEDLKAKGLEVGNVDTTPWGRFATVKDPDGNALSLHAK, from the coding sequence ATGAAAGCAATTGAAATTATCTCGATCCCTGTAACCGACCAGCAGGCAGCCAAAGCGTTTTACCTAAAAATTGGCTTTGAAATATTGGTTGAAGCAAATTTTGAAAAACAAACCTGGATCCAAATGGCATTTCCCGGCTCGCCGGTTTCCATCACCCTGGTAAACTGGTTCCCGGAAATGCCGGCGGGTAGTGTACGCGGTCTCGTAGTTAAAACCGACGACCTGGATAAAGATATAGAAGACCTTAAAGCCAAAGGCCTTGAAGTGGGCAATGTTGACACAACTCCCTGGGGCCGCTTTGCCACCGTTAAAGATCCCGACGGAAACGCGCTGAGCCTGCATGCGAAATAG